One Setaria viridis chromosome 5, Setaria_viridis_v4.0, whole genome shotgun sequence genomic region harbors:
- the LOC117855058 gene encoding putative E3 ubiquitin-protein ligase SINA-like 6, translating to MGSKRPRQVLITGCGRKGPAVFAPRGQAETAAATSQHRAEKITVTLDADLLQCCVCSGPLTTPLFQCTKGHISCSDCCTDVALDDQSECLMCREPETATRCRAMERVLAGLSVPCAFRQHGCAEMIPYGGKQAHEASCHYAPCHCPIPGCAGYAGKSLAVHVGVDHPDVHRTRVRPDCLTPLRMRAFEQARVVLLGHGCAEFLLVVGMDVPSGRSLSLVGLMDEQFDEFKYRIEVVGKDGVLALFGQAARVDRLARPYHASAFLFVPNAIWDSYPEDIPVFIHLK from the exons ATGGGCTCGAAGAGGCCTAGGCAGGTGTTGATAACAGGGTGCGGGAGGAAGGGTCCGGCCGTGTTTGCACCTAGGGGGCAAGCTGAGACTGCAGCTGCGACGAGCCAACACCGAGCGGAGAAGATCACTGTCACCCTCGATGCCGACCTGCTGCAGTGCTGTGTTTGTTCCGGTCCATTGACCACGCCCCTTTTTCAG TGCACCAAAGGCCACATCTCATGTTCAGATTGCTGCACGGACGTGGCGCTGGATGACCAGTCCGAGTGCCTGATGTGCCGCGAGCCGGAGACGGCCACCCGCTGCCGCGCCATGGagcgcgtcctcgccggcctgtCCGTGCCGTGCGCGTTCCGGCAGCACGGGTGCGCCGAGATGATCCCCTACGGGGGCAAGCAAGCCCACGAGGCGTCCTGCCACTACGCCCCCTGCCACTGCCCCATCCCCGGCTGCGCTGGCTACGCCGGCAAGTCCCTGGCCGTCCACGTCGGGGTCGACCACCCTGACGTGCACCGCACCCGCGTCAGGCCGGACTGCCTCACGCCGCTGAGGATGCGCGCGTTCGAGCAGGCCCGCGTGGTGCTGCTCGGCCACGGCTGCGCGGAGTTCCTGCTCGTCGTCGGCATGGACGTGCCGTCGGGCCGCTCGCTGTCCTTAGTGGGGCTCATGGACGAGCAGTTTGATGAGTTCAAGTACAGGATCGAGGTGGTCGGCAAGGACGGCGTGCTCGCGCTGTTCGGTCAGGCCGCGCGCGTGGATCGGCTGGCCAGGCCGTACCATGCCAGCGCCTTCCTGTTCGTCCCGAACGCCATCTGGGACTCTTATCCGGAGGACATCCCCGTGTTCATCCACCTGAAGTGA
- the LOC117856163 gene encoding uncharacterized protein yields the protein MERRGDVSRKRPSTGDEEQIARPSSKCRGGIYVPPYRAIAEDDDAGEFGSAEYQRHSWNALRKSITGLVNKATAANVRHVAPELLAENLVRGRGLLCRALLRSQAACPDFTDVFAALAAVVNARLPCVGRLLLVRLVLRVRRAHASGIRHQLAAAAAFVAHLVNQGVAHDLLALELLALLLDRPTDGTVEVAVGFARECGAALGESCPRGLDAVFDNLRGILHDGDIDKRVQFMIEDLFAIRKARFRGHPPVRAELDLIEADDQVTHQVELSSSLEHGDELDPEVHLDVFEPSPSFAQDEAAYEDLKRTILGSAGDENLDQDQDQDQDQCSDDDDEASGDESAETELTIRDDTDTDLINLRRTIYLTLMSSVGSEEAGHKLLSVVRPGQELELCTVLVECCKKEKSYTSYYGRLAQRLCAIDRAYQAGFEACFAGQYSAAHRMATDELRASARLYAHLLAADALPWHAILGRVRVTEDDTTSSSRIFIKMLFQDLAEQLGIRALSNKVNGEDTAVRDALFPRDCAKNTRFAINFFTAIGLGGVTEAAKKLIV from the coding sequence ATGGAGCGCAGAGGCGACGTGAGCCGCAAGCGTCCGAGCACGGGCGATGAGGAACAGATCGCGCGCCCGTCAAGCAAGTGCCGCGGCGGCATCTACGTCCCTCCGTACCGGGccatcgctgaagacgacgacgccggcgagtTTGGCAGCGCCGAATACCAGCGCCACAGCTGGAATGCGCTGAGGAAGAGCATCACCGGCCTCGTCAACAAGGCCACCGCTGCCAACGTCCGGCACGTGGCGCCGGAGCTGCTTGCCGAGAACCTGGTGCGCGGGCGCGGCCTCCTCTGCCGCGCCCTCCTCAGGTCCCAGGCGGCCTGCCCGGACTTCACGGACGTCTTCGCCGCGCTCGCGGCGGTCGTGAACGCCAGGCTCCCCTGCGTCGGCCGGCTGCTCCTCGTCCGCCTCGTGCTCCGCGTCAGGCGGGCCCACGCCAGCGGCATCAGGCACCAgctggcggccgcggccgcgttcGTGGCGCACCTGGTGAACCAGGGCGTGGCGCACGACCTGCTGGCGCTCGAGCTCCTCGCGCTGCTTCTCGACCGGCCGACGGACGGCACCGTGGAGGTCGCCGTGGGCTTCGCCAGGGAGTGCGGCGCCGCGCTCGGCGAGTCGTGCCCGCGAGGGCTCGACGCCGTGTTCGACAACCTGCGCGGCATCCTACACGACGGCGACATCGACAAACGCGTCCAGTTCATGATCGAGGATCTCTTTGCCATCCGGAAAGCGCGGTTCCGGGGTCACCCTCCTGTCCGGGCAGAGCTGGATCTCATCGAGGCAGACGACCAGGTGACTCATCAGGTGGAGCTCTCCTCGTCGCTCGAGCATGGTGATGAGCTCGATCCGGAGGTCCATCTTGACGTGTTTGAGCCCAGCCCTTCCTTCGCGCAAGACGAGGCAGCGTACGAGGACCTCAAGAGAACCATACTCGGATCAGCCGGAGACGAAAATCTGGATCAGGATCAGGATCAGGATCAGGATCAgtgcagcgacgacgacgacgaagcaTCAGGTGACGAGTCCGCCGAAACCGAGCTGACCATCCGCGATGACACCGACACCGATCTAATCAACCTCCGGCGGACCATATACCTCACACTCATGTCGAGCGTCGGGTCCGAGGAAGCCGGGCACAagctcttgtccgtcgtgcgaCCCGGCCAGGAGCTGGAGCTCTGCACCGTGCTCGTCGAGTGCTGCAAGAAGGAGAAGTCGTACACGAGCTACTACGGCCGCCTCGCCCAGCGGCTGTGCGCCATCGACCGCGCGTACCAGGCCGGCTTCGAGGCCTGCTTCGCCGGGCAATACTCGGCAGCGCACCGCATGGCGACCGACGAGCTGCGCGCCTCCGCCAGGCTCTACGCGCACCTGCTGGCGGCCGACGCGCTTCCGTGGCACGCCATCCTTGGGCGCGTCAGGGTCACGGAGGACGACACCACGTCGTCGTCACGCATCTTCATCAAGATGCTGTTCCAGGACCTCGCGGAGCAGCTCGGGATACGGGCGCTTAGCAACAAGGTGAACGGCGAGGACACCGCGGTGCGAGACGCCCTCTTCCCCAGAGACTGCGCCAAGAACACGCGCTTTGCCATTAATTTCTTCACCGCAATCGGCCTGGGAGGGGTCACCgaagccgccaagaagctcatTGTGTAG
- the LOC117855944 gene encoding E3 ubiquitin-protein ligase SINA-like 10: protein MEKLQQPNGKKARLESPGVEVKQEVQEEGQSSGGGAATVAVEVAAPRVEVVVNVDKALLHCSLCAVTFKPPISQFQPDPVLPKSKCYSCFQDGAYSRNKPLEDVVGSLRVPCTYDVCGCRAYVAYHDASEHKRECPWAPFACAEPGCAFAGSPPMLRDHLRDAHAWPVEKVRYSHPYDLRLPESQPRRLLYAEEDDGRVFLVSVGAHGGARHGAGVACVSAAAAAGPEYFCKMWAIGNPSPATGRVEFAMVEADVPSISSVPGDAATYAAPLSVPRSMLHGESMEMHLRLRIEKATK, encoded by the exons ATGGAGAAGCTCCAGCAGCCGAACGGCAAGAAGGCGAGGCTGGAGTCACCCGGTGTTGAAGTGAAGCAAGAAGTGCAGGAGGAAGGGCagtcgagcggcggcggcgccgcaacTGTGGCCGTGGAAGTCGCCGCCCCGAGAGTGGAGGTCGTGGTGAATGTCGACAAGGCCTTGCTTCACTGCTCCCTCTGCGCCGTCACCTTCAAGCCTCCCATCTCCCAGTTCCAG CCTGATCCGGTGCTCCCCAAGAGCAAGTGCTACTCGTGTTTCCAGGACGGCGCCTACAGCCGCAACAAACCCTTGGAAGACGTCGTCGGCAGCCTCAGAGTCCCCTGTACCTACGACGTCTGCGGCTGCAGGGCTTACGTCGCCTACCACGACGCCAGTGAACACAAGCGCGAGTGCCCCTGGGCGCCGTTCGCCTGCGCGGAGCCTGGCTGCGCcttcgccggctcgccgccgatGCTCCGCGACCACCTCAGGGACGCGCACGCCTGGCCCGTGGAGAAGGTCCGCTACAGCCATCCGTACGACCTCCGGCTGCCGGAGTCGCAGCCGCGGCGCCTGCTCTacgcggaggaagacgacgggCGCGTGTTCCTCGTCTCCGTtggcgcgcacggcggcgcgcggcacggCGCCGGGGTGGCGTGCGtgagcgcggccgccgcggcggggccggagTACTTCTGCAAGATGTGGGCGATCGGGAACCCGAGTCCGGCGACCGGACGGGTGGAGTTCGCCATGGTGGAGGCGGATGTGCCGAGCATCAGCTCCGTGCCCGGCGACGCCGCGACGTATGCTGCGCCACTGTCCGTGCCGCGCAGCATGCTGCACGGGGAATCCATGGAGATGCACCTCCGCCTCAGGATTGAAAAGGCGACGAAATGA
- the LOC117858334 gene encoding uncharacterized protein, translating to MAEQSKRGSQMENGDHGHSGKKARAQAMSNGVVKQEQQEVGEIEQEEEEEEEPEEGEVSQGSGGGAGAMVAVEAVETEPQINLSFGLTLFHCRACLLPLKPPTFKCEAGHVVCAACCNNHGQACGGATIFSPCVEVDAFVRGAKQPCSYEEFGCKDTVVYFEAAAHRRACPWAPCSCPDPGCGFFTSPAGLVDHFAFAHSWPVTEVRYGKPHRLALPPPQGWHVLVGKGGDRCVFLLSPCALGEAAAVALVCVRANGGEAEGAPQFTCKLWAEAASSNESMTMMSSMVGSSSLSAGFSAADQDMFLVVPPEILHDVSGEAPFVMVRIDRAGAAAAAAAASANSTNPPARSSRRTQ from the exons ATGGCTGAACAGAGTAAGAGGGGCTCGCAGATGGAGAATGGCGATCACGGCCACAGCGGCAAGAAGGCGAGGGCGCAGGCCATGTCCAACGGCGTGGTCaagcaggagcagcaggaggtaGGAGAAatagagcaggaggaggaggaggaagaagagccaGAGGAAGGAGAAGTTAGccaaggcagcggcggcggcgcgggagccaTGGTGGCTGTGGAAGCCGTGGAGACCGAGCCGCAGATCAATCTGAGCTTTGGGCTGACTCTGTTCCACTGCCGAGCTTGCCTCCTTCCTCTCAAACCTCCCACGTTCAAG TGCGAGGCCGGGCACGTGGTGTGCGCCGCCTGCTGCAACAACCACGGGCaggcgtgcggcggcgccaccatCTTCTCCCCCTGCGTCGAGGTGGACGCCTTCGTGCGCGGCGCCAAGCAGCCGTGCTCCTACGAGGAGTTCGGGTGCAAGGACACCGTGGTCTACTTCGAGGCGGCGGCCCACCGCCGCGCGTGCCCGTGGGCGCCCTGCTCGTGCCCGGACCCGGGCTGCGGCTTCTTCACCTCGCCGGCGGGGCTGGTCGACCACTTCGCCTTCGCCCACTCCTGGCCCGTCACCGAGGTGAGATACGGGAAGCCGCACAGGctggccctgccgccgccgcaggggtGGCACGTCCTCGTCGGTAAGGGTGGCGACCGGTGCGTGTTCCTGCTGTCCCCGTGCGCGCtcggcgaggccgccgcggtggcgctgGTGTGCGTGAGGGCgaacggcggcgaggcggagggggcgcccCAGTTCACCTGCAAGCTCTGGGCGGAGGCCGCGAGCAGCAACGAGAGCATGACGATGATGTCGTCCATGGTGGGGAGCAGCAGCCTGTCCGCCGGGTTCTCGGCGGCCGACCAGGATATGTTCCTGGTGGTGCCGCCGGAGATCCTGCACGACGTTTCCGGCGAGGCGCCCTTCGTCATGGTTCGCATCGACAGagccggcgctgctgctgctgctgccgccgcctccgccaattCCACGAATCCACCGGCCAGGAGCTCAAGGAGGACGCAGTAA